In bacterium, a genomic segment contains:
- a CDS encoding ribonuclease H-like domain-containing protein — MSRSLDVMNLRERLNQMRSGDRIPSTPVNRSPLPYLTPLENKQGLTYYCDKIFIDYHGQIDLKQFPEIAVDTLRFLSQDRTLADFSIRDVLFLDIETTGTAGGTGTYAFLVGFGFVEEGYFQVRQFFLHDLAQESAFLNAIEEFSGKFRYLVTYNGKTFDSQILRNRYLMHRKEDPLKEKPHVDMLFIARRLWKKRFRECDLMNLERNLLNFYRLDDIPGYLIPSVYTDYLRFARANLMQKVIHHNQWDIVSLAVLTARASRLQQQEDLTPEEHFSLSLLFEKQKDPAKAVQHQLLALAGETHFRRAILFSLARNLRRMKDQERIQWLVDQAENIPMDDLLCRQICILCEHDLKDFTLALKYAQLQMQKLEKYRGLSSRFAIQWNDWDRRRARLQRKCEVSTALRTASAAGPNGNQRPALGP; from the coding sequence GTGTCACGAAGCTTAGACGTTATGAATTTGCGTGAGCGATTAAATCAGATGCGGTCCGGCGACCGGATCCCATCCACTCCTGTGAATCGTTCTCCCTTACCTTATTTAACACCGCTGGAAAACAAGCAAGGACTGACTTACTACTGCGACAAAATCTTTATTGACTACCACGGACAGATCGACCTGAAACAATTTCCGGAAATTGCAGTCGATACGCTCCGGTTTCTTTCACAGGACCGCACACTTGCCGATTTTTCCATCCGGGATGTCCTTTTTCTTGATATCGAAACGACAGGCACGGCCGGCGGAACGGGTACGTACGCATTTCTTGTCGGATTTGGTTTTGTTGAAGAGGGTTATTTTCAAGTTCGCCAATTCTTTCTTCATGATCTTGCCCAGGAATCCGCATTTCTGAATGCCATTGAAGAATTCTCCGGGAAGTTTCGCTATCTCGTCACGTACAACGGAAAAACATTCGATTCCCAAATCTTGCGGAATCGCTATCTGATGCATCGCAAGGAAGATCCGCTCAAGGAAAAACCTCATGTGGATATGCTTTTTATTGCCCGCCGGTTGTGGAAGAAAAGATTCCGGGAATGCGATTTGATGAATCTGGAACGAAATCTCTTGAATTTCTACCGGCTCGATGACATTCCCGGCTATTTGATTCCTTCCGTCTACACGGACTACTTGCGTTTTGCGCGCGCAAACCTGATGCAAAAAGTGATTCATCACAACCAGTGGGACATTGTTTCTCTGGCCGTATTGACCGCGCGCGCTTCGCGATTGCAGCAGCAAGAAGATTTGACACCCGAAGAGCACTTTTCACTGAGCCTTTTGTTTGAGAAGCAAAAGGACCCGGCCAAAGCAGTTCAACATCAATTGCTGGCTCTCGCCGGGGAAACTCATTTTCGGCGAGCCATTCTGTTTTCTCTTGCGCGCAATCTTCGCCGCATGAAGGATCAAGAACGAATCCAGTGGCTCGTGGATCAAGCCGAAAATATCCCTATGGATGACCTGCTCTGCCGCCAAATCTGCATCCTTTGCGAGCATGACCTGAAGGATTTCACCCTCGCTCTCAAGTATGCCCAGCTCCAAATGCAGAAGCTGGAGAAATACCGCGGCCTGAGCAGTCGTTTTGCGATTCAATGGAACGATTGGGACCGTCGCCGCGCGCGCCTTCAACGCAAATGCGAAGTTAGTACCGCTCTTCGTACGGCTTCAGCTGCTGGACCCAATGGAAACCAGCGTCCTGCTTTGGGACCATAA
- a CDS encoding DEAD/DEAH box helicase, which produces MTDFLRVLAAFRRDFADRIFHHEIIDARPPVFGDFPASVPSKLVEALQQRSIAKPYSHQAASWRKLSDGKNVVVVTPTASGKTLCYNVPVVQKILEDPNTRALYLFPTKALSQDQLAELQSLLNHAAPEAKAFTFDGDTPADARRAIRAQGHIVITNPDMLHSGILPHHVKWQKLFENLKFIVLDELHSYRGVFGSHVANVMRRLKRICRFYGSAPQFICCSATIANPKEHAELILESPVELIDENGAPVGEKHFFLLNPPVVNPALGIRRSYVKESQSVANYLLSAGLHTILFAPSRLIMEILLTYLQQEQEKMVLQRGEIRGYRGGYLPSVRREIEAGLRSGEIKGVVSTNALELGIDIGSLDASILAGYPGTISSSWQQAGRSGRRDKSSMSVLVATSSPVDQFLVHNPEYFFEASPEHARINPDNLHILVDHIKCSSFEMPFHNVERFGKEDLTEILTFLREEGFLHETGEAYHWIHEAYPANAVSLRRITSDNFLVVDTSKGDEIIAEVDFTSGLTTLHEKAIYMCEGVPYYVDQLDFEGRKALVRPVQADYYTDAITYTDVKVLDIFETQESAVHRPCHGEIQVTEEVVGFKKLKLFTLENVGAGELSLPEREWHTTSFWFTLTRELLDQAPFESEEKIDAVRGLAYGLRSMAVIYLMCDVRDLGVAVIDTLQDRKIYQHQLRRRQSDVPARDVFQPNIYLYDKYPGGIGFSKTLYDIHPTLFQSVESLVQRCDCINGCPSCIGAPLIYSRRPKEAILYILSQLNSARISPPYEGGD; this is translated from the coding sequence ATGACCGATTTTTTGAGGGTGCTTGCTGCATTCAGGCGCGATTTTGCGGATCGCATTTTCCATCATGAAATCATCGATGCGCGTCCACCGGTGTTCGGCGATTTTCCAGCATCCGTTCCTTCTAAATTAGTAGAAGCGCTCCAGCAGCGTTCGATTGCCAAACCCTACAGTCATCAAGCCGCTTCCTGGCGGAAACTATCGGATGGCAAGAACGTTGTTGTGGTCACTCCCACGGCGTCAGGAAAAACGCTTTGTTACAACGTTCCTGTTGTCCAGAAGATTTTGGAGGATCCCAACACGCGCGCTCTTTACCTTTTTCCTACGAAAGCTCTTTCGCAGGATCAACTGGCGGAACTTCAAAGCCTCTTGAACCATGCTGCCCCGGAGGCAAAAGCGTTTACTTTCGATGGGGACACTCCAGCCGATGCAAGACGGGCGATCCGCGCGCAGGGACATATCGTGATTACGAATCCGGACATGCTGCACTCCGGAATCTTGCCGCATCACGTTAAGTGGCAAAAGCTTTTTGAAAATTTGAAATTCATCGTTCTGGATGAACTGCATTCGTATCGTGGAGTCTTTGGAAGCCACGTTGCGAATGTGATGCGGCGGCTCAAACGGATTTGCCGTTTTTACGGAAGCGCTCCGCAATTCATTTGTTGTTCGGCAACGATTGCAAATCCGAAAGAACATGCGGAGCTGATTCTCGAATCGCCCGTGGAGCTCATCGATGAGAATGGCGCTCCTGTCGGTGAAAAGCACTTTTTTCTTTTAAACCCTCCTGTGGTAAATCCGGCTCTAGGCATCAGGCGTTCTTATGTGAAGGAGAGCCAGAGTGTGGCGAATTATCTGCTAAGCGCAGGACTTCATACAATCCTTTTTGCGCCAAGCCGTTTGATCATGGAAATTTTGTTGACCTACCTGCAGCAGGAACAGGAGAAGATGGTTTTGCAACGGGGAGAAATCCGCGGATATCGCGGGGGTTATCTTCCTTCGGTCCGCCGCGAGATTGAAGCAGGCCTTCGTTCAGGAGAGATCAAAGGCGTTGTTTCCACGAATGCTCTGGAACTCGGCATCGATATCGGCTCGCTGGACGCCAGCATCCTGGCCGGTTATCCGGGAACCATCAGCAGCTCGTGGCAGCAAGCAGGGCGTTCCGGCCGCCGGGATAAATCTTCCATGAGTGTGCTGGTCGCCACTTCCTCACCGGTCGACCAGTTTCTCGTTCACAACCCCGAATATTTCTTCGAAGCTTCTCCGGAACACGCGCGGATCAATCCCGATAATCTCCACATACTGGTGGACCATATCAAGTGTTCATCATTTGAAATGCCATTTCATAATGTGGAACGATTTGGCAAAGAGGATTTGACTGAAATCTTGACTTTTTTGCGCGAGGAAGGTTTCCTTCACGAGACCGGAGAGGCATACCACTGGATTCATGAAGCGTATCCCGCCAATGCGGTAAGTTTGCGCCGGATCACATCCGATAACTTCCTGGTGGTGGACACTTCGAAAGGAGATGAAATCATTGCTGAAGTTGATTTTACGAGCGGACTCACAACACTCCACGAAAAGGCGATTTACATGTGCGAGGGAGTTCCTTACTACGTGGATCAGCTGGATTTCGAAGGCCGAAAAGCTCTGGTTCGTCCGGTTCAGGCGGATTATTACACGGATGCCATTACTTACACGGACGTGAAAGTGCTCGATATTTTCGAGACACAGGAAAGCGCAGTTCACAGACCCTGTCATGGCGAAATTCAGGTCACAGAAGAGGTGGTGGGTTTCAAAAAGCTGAAATTGTTCACGCTCGAAAATGTCGGAGCAGGCGAGCTTTCGCTGCCGGAGCGGGAATGGCACACCACATCTTTCTGGTTCACACTGACGCGCGAGCTTCTGGACCAGGCGCCATTTGAATCGGAAGAAAAGATCGATGCTGTTCGCGGATTAGCGTACGGTCTGCGAAGCATGGCTGTCATCTATTTGATGTGCGACGTTCGGGATCTTGGAGTTGCCGTCATTGATACATTGCAGGACCGTAAAATCTATCAGCATCAATTGCGGCGCCGGCAGTCCGATGTTCCTGCGCGAGATGTTTTTCAACCAAACATCTATTTGTACGACAAGTATCCGGGCGGCATCGGTTTCAGCAAAACGCTGTACGACATCCACCCAACTCTTTTTCAATCGGTGGAATCGCTGGTGCAGCGTTGTGATTGCATCAACGGATGCCCGTCCTGCATCGGCGCCCCGTTGATTTATTCAAGACGCCCCAAGGAAGCCATTTTGTACATTTTGTCCCAATTGAACAGTGCGCGGATTTCCCCTCCTTATGAAGGAGGGGATTAA
- the rsmB gene encoding 16S rRNA (cytosine(967)-C(5))-methyltransferase RsmB: MRDFNARWVAYQLLRRIESRQSNSTILLQEALGQVADPKDRHLITDLVLGTIRWRKRLLFIISQFSRRPLQQLDKEVLLILQVGVYQLLYTNIAAHAAVNETVKLCKIARLTSASSFVNGILRGVQGRMTTLPEPTENVLAVRWSHPEWLVNRWVQRFGESDAVALMQVNNQPPPVFVHVNTLRVQPEIVSEHLASEGVLVESTIFGSSVFMVREGSAQNTKSFLEGEFYIQDAAVHLLGEVMSPQPGYRVLELAAAPGGKTFQLAFRIGEKGGVVAADAQLRRMKTWKRNMDRMKISNVYGVVADARNLPLTGSFDQVVVDAPCSTLGIIRRHPEIKWWRQETDLPGLKTLQLQILDACAKYVRSQGELVYSVCSFESEETEEVRDAFLTDHTGFNIQKEMVLLPHRDHTDGFYIVKFKR; this comes from the coding sequence ATGAGAGATTTCAACGCAAGATGGGTCGCTTATCAATTGCTCAGACGAATTGAGTCGAGACAATCGAATTCTACGATTCTGTTGCAAGAAGCTTTGGGGCAAGTTGCCGACCCAAAAGACCGGCATCTCATCACCGATCTTGTTTTAGGCACAATCCGCTGGCGCAAACGCTTGCTCTTTATCATCAGTCAATTCTCACGGCGACCGCTCCAACAGTTAGATAAAGAAGTGTTGTTGATCCTGCAAGTGGGCGTTTATCAGCTTCTTTACACAAATATTGCAGCTCATGCCGCCGTGAATGAAACGGTCAAGCTCTGCAAGATTGCGCGGCTGACGTCGGCATCTTCCTTTGTGAATGGTATTTTGCGCGGCGTGCAAGGAAGGATGACAACGTTGCCCGAACCCACAGAAAACGTTCTGGCGGTCAGGTGGTCCCATCCGGAGTGGTTGGTAAACCGGTGGGTACAACGCTTCGGAGAATCAGATGCGGTGGCTTTGATGCAGGTGAACAACCAGCCACCTCCAGTGTTTGTGCACGTAAATACTCTTCGTGTGCAGCCGGAGATTGTGAGCGAGCATCTTGCTTCAGAAGGTGTGTTGGTCGAGAGCACGATTTTTGGCTCTTCCGTATTTATGGTGCGCGAAGGATCAGCGCAAAACACAAAATCATTTCTGGAGGGCGAATTCTATATTCAAGATGCTGCTGTTCATCTGCTTGGTGAAGTAATGAGCCCTCAACCGGGCTACAGGGTTCTCGAACTTGCAGCCGCTCCGGGAGGAAAGACATTTCAATTGGCTTTTCGGATTGGAGAGAAGGGGGGAGTTGTGGCTGCTGATGCGCAGCTGCGGCGAATGAAGACATGGAAGCGAAATATGGACCGGATGAAAATTTCCAACGTTTATGGGGTTGTTGCCGATGCGCGAAATTTGCCGCTGACCGGATCCTTTGATCAGGTGGTCGTTGATGCTCCTTGTTCAACTCTGGGTATTATTCGCAGGCATCCGGAGATCAAATGGTGGCGGCAAGAGACTGATCTGCCGGGGCTGAAAACTTTACAATTGCAAATTCTAGATGCCTGTGCTAAATATGTGCGAAGTCAGGGTGAACTGGTCTATTCGGTTTGCAGTTTCGAATCCGAAGAAACAGAAGAGGTGAGGGATGCTTTTTTGACGGATCACACGGGGTTTAACATTCAGAAAGAGATGGTTTTGCTTCCTCATCGTGATCACACCGACGGTTTTTATATAGTGAAATTTAAGAGGTAG
- a CDS encoding thioredoxin family protein → MKGAAIFFLVFLGTQQLLQSSTPQVVWLTDFQEALSKSKETGKPVFIDCFAEWCMWCHKMEAVVYSDSKFVQFAGNYVMLRIDIDDNSEGTRLAAKYSVETLPTLLVVDSNGILINRIGGYLKTDELIADISHMQDLINRERLNASDWITVQTLAEEYLFRDMNAEAETRFLKILQALVPDSAKESAHFSLALSQYYQQKNQEALHTLGVYLETYVEGNSTEDVLLLFSQIYLEMDEREKAKQVLQQFLRKFPDSKSAGRARKVLELME, encoded by the coding sequence ATGAAAGGAGCGGCGATTTTCTTCTTGGTATTTCTCGGGACACAGCAGCTTTTGCAGTCGTCAACTCCTCAGGTCGTCTGGCTCACGGACTTTCAAGAAGCGCTCTCTAAATCGAAGGAAACAGGCAAACCGGTTTTTATCGATTGTTTTGCTGAATGGTGTATGTGGTGCCACAAAATGGAGGCCGTAGTCTATTCCGATTCCAAGTTTGTACAGTTTGCAGGAAACTATGTCATGCTCCGGATTGATATCGACGACAATTCGGAAGGAACTCGACTTGCTGCAAAATACAGCGTGGAAACCCTCCCTACTCTACTTGTGGTCGATTCTAACGGAATTTTAATCAACCGGATCGGCGGATATCTCAAAACCGATGAGCTCATTGCGGACATTTCCCATATGCAAGATCTGATCAACCGGGAGCGCTTGAATGCAAGTGATTGGATCACGGTTCAAACGCTAGCGGAAGAATATCTCTTTCGTGATATGAATGCGGAAGCGGAAACTCGATTTCTGAAAATTCTGCAGGCCCTGGTCCCGGATAGCGCTAAAGAATCTGCGCATTTTTCGCTGGCTCTCTCACAGTATTATCAGCAGAAGAATCAGGAAGCTCTTCACACACTGGGCGTTTATCTGGAAACTTATGTAGAAGGAAACTCAACAGAAGACGTTCTGCTGCTGTTTTCGCAAATCTATCTGGAAATGGATGAGCGTGAAAAAGCAAAGCAAGTTCTGCAACAGTTCCTCCGGAAATTTCCCGATAGTAAAAGCGCAGGACGCGCGCGAAAAGTGCTTGAATTGATGGAGTAA
- a CDS encoding amino acid permease — protein sequence MQQFFRTKNLDQILKDADSGVQLKRTLGPIDLIALGIGGIIGTGIFAVIGTAVAGGSAHLGAGPGIILSFVLTAIACGFCAFCYAEFASLVPISGSAYTYSYATLGELVAWIIGWDLIIEYAVGNVAVAIAWAAYFHQLCDGLGLHIPAWLSVDYRSAMQAAKAVLTAGGQIDPSLALAYEAWTSHPTIAGIPIIFNFLAVFVIGVITWLLVIGVKESARTNNIMVGIKLVILFFFIYAGWKYVKPENWTPFMPNGLKGVWVGASLIFFAYIGFDAISTASEECKNPGKDMPIGIIGSLVVCTLIYIVVAVVLTGMVPWNQLGVADPLAAAFDSVGSNVSAGVVAFGAVIAMSAVLLVFQYGQPRIFFSMSRDGLLPPVFRKVHPKYQTPHVTTIWTGVVVAAISAVANINEIVELTNIGTLFAFILVCAGIIILRYKDPNRPRAFKTPWVPVVPILGILSCFYLMYQLPMVTWIRFGIWLLVGLVLYFAYSYKHSRLRTIAS from the coding sequence ATGCAGCAATTCTTTCGAACAAAGAATCTGGATCAAATCCTGAAGGATGCCGATTCGGGAGTTCAGTTAAAGCGCACACTCGGCCCGATTGATCTCATCGCTCTCGGCATTGGCGGAATTATAGGGACAGGAATCTTTGCCGTCATCGGTACCGCCGTTGCGGGAGGGTCTGCGCACCTGGGAGCCGGGCCCGGCATCATTCTATCGTTCGTACTCACGGCAATTGCCTGTGGGTTCTGCGCGTTTTGCTACGCTGAGTTTGCTTCACTTGTTCCGATTTCCGGAAGCGCTTACACCTATTCCTACGCAACGCTTGGGGAACTCGTTGCATGGATTATAGGCTGGGACCTGATCATAGAATACGCTGTGGGTAATGTCGCTGTTGCCATCGCATGGGCAGCCTATTTCCACCAGCTTTGCGATGGTTTGGGATTGCATATTCCTGCGTGGTTATCAGTCGATTACCGGTCTGCCATGCAGGCTGCCAAGGCAGTGTTGACTGCCGGCGGACAGATCGATCCCAGCTTGGCCCTCGCTTATGAAGCATGGACCAGTCATCCAACCATTGCAGGGATCCCGATCATCTTTAACTTTCTCGCAGTTTTCGTTATCGGTGTGATCACATGGTTACTGGTAATCGGCGTCAAAGAATCGGCTCGCACCAACAACATCATGGTAGGGATAAAGCTCGTTATCCTTTTCTTCTTTATTTACGCTGGATGGAAATATGTCAAACCCGAAAACTGGACTCCTTTCATGCCGAATGGATTGAAAGGGGTTTGGGTCGGAGCCAGTTTGATTTTCTTTGCATACATAGGTTTTGACGCCATTTCAACGGCATCTGAGGAGTGTAAAAACCCGGGCAAAGACATGCCCATCGGCATCATCGGTTCTCTGGTGGTCTGCACGTTAATCTATATCGTAGTTGCTGTAGTTCTTACAGGGATGGTCCCGTGGAATCAACTGGGTGTTGCGGATCCGCTTGCAGCAGCTTTTGATTCTGTCGGGTCCAACGTTTCAGCGGGCGTTGTGGCGTTTGGCGCTGTAATCGCGATGTCCGCGGTCTTACTGGTGTTTCAATACGGACAACCACGAATCTTCTTTTCGATGTCCCGCGACGGATTGCTTCCTCCGGTTTTCCGAAAAGTGCATCCCAAATACCAGACGCCGCATGTAACAACGATCTGGACCGGTGTTGTGGTGGCCGCTATTTCAGCCGTCGCAAACATCAATGAGATAGTGGAGCTTACCAATATTGGGACGCTTTTTGCTTTCATTCTTGTTTGTGCAGGTATTATAATTCTGCGTTACAAAGACCCCAACCGGCCACGTGCTTTTAAAACACCCTGGGTTCCCGTTGTTCCGATTCTTGGAATCCTCTCCTGCTTCTATCTGATGTACCAGTTACCTATGGTCACCTGGATCCGTTTCGGGATCTGGCTGCTGGTCGGTCTTGTGCTCTATTTTGCTTATAGTTACAAGCATAGCCGATTGCGCACGATCGCCTCATAG
- a CDS encoding sigma-70 family RNA polymerase sigma factor, with protein MTEQEENELIIQAQRGHVLAFEQLVQIYDRQVLSLALSLMNNEEDAKDIYQEVFIRVYRALPKFRMESKFSTWLHRIVTNVCLTHRSRRKRYEYASLDQETEGMRPLAETLPDKSSSDSDTLNTEIKEQVQQAMHALSPQQKLVFTLRHFEGYKLREIATMMNCAEGTVKKYLFTATERLRGQLREVF; from the coding sequence ATGACGGAGCAAGAGGAAAACGAGTTAATCATTCAGGCTCAGAGAGGGCATGTGCTTGCATTTGAACAACTTGTGCAGATCTACGACCGCCAGGTTTTATCTCTGGCTCTTTCTCTTATGAATAATGAGGAAGATGCTAAGGACATCTATCAGGAGGTCTTCATCCGGGTCTACAGGGCTTTGCCGAAATTCCGGATGGAAAGCAAGTTTTCGACCTGGCTCCACAGGATTGTTACCAACGTTTGCCTGACGCACCGTTCACGGCGAAAACGTTATGAATATGCTTCTCTTGATCAGGAAACCGAGGGAATGCGTCCCCTGGCTGAAACGTTGCCGGACAAGTCATCGAGCGACAGCGATACTCTAAACACAGAGATCAAGGAACAGGTTCAGCAGGCAATGCACGCATTATCGCCTCAGCAAAAGCTGGTGTTTACGCTCAGACATTTCGAAGGTTATAAGTTGCGCGAAATAGCCACAATGATGAATTGCGCAGAAGGTACTGTGAAGAAGTATCTGTTTACCGCGACGGAAAGATTGCGGGGACAGTTGCGGGAGGTTTTTTAA
- a CDS encoding HEAT repeat domain-containing protein, with protein MDHKEYREQLPLLIYGDLGREEQKQLKLHLDQCELCTEELAQLEKLQSTVDAAAVPKPSAQLLNEARLELRAALRMERSRKTWKDIWTGRLQGWLPIFRLSFATMASLAFGIIIGYKAIQPKQSPPTSGPIVKTQQPSILPGETQITNVKFQDADASDGNVEFTFEAVKPMTYKGSINDARIQEVLTYALVNEQNPGIRLHAVNALNAKQLRKPDAAIKGALIQAMVKDENPGVRIEALTALEKFEPDEEIKQAFLHVLANDKNAAMRIAAIKSIETERLVDQEVVKVLREAQTDEEDYVRLKAKWLIQEVSQKQ; from the coding sequence ATGGATCACAAAGAATATCGCGAACAATTACCACTCCTGATTTACGGAGATCTCGGAAGAGAGGAGCAAAAGCAATTGAAGCTGCATCTGGATCAATGCGAGCTCTGTACCGAAGAACTGGCTCAGCTCGAAAAGCTGCAATCCACAGTGGATGCGGCGGCTGTGCCAAAGCCCTCCGCACAGTTGCTGAACGAGGCACGCTTGGAGCTTCGGGCCGCGCTGAGAATGGAGCGTTCGCGCAAGACATGGAAGGATATCTGGACAGGACGGTTGCAGGGCTGGTTACCAATTTTCCGGTTATCGTTCGCCACAATGGCGAGTCTCGCATTTGGAATTATCATCGGATACAAAGCGATCCAGCCGAAACAGAGCCCGCCTACATCAGGACCCATTGTAAAAACGCAACAACCATCGATCCTGCCTGGGGAAACACAGATCACCAATGTTAAATTCCAGGACGCGGATGCAAGCGACGGGAATGTTGAATTTACTTTCGAAGCTGTTAAACCAATGACGTATAAAGGGAGCATCAATGACGCGCGAATTCAGGAAGTTTTAACATATGCGCTTGTCAATGAACAGAATCCCGGAATTCGATTGCACGCGGTGAATGCGTTGAACGCAAAACAGCTGAGAAAGCCGGATGCGGCGATCAAGGGCGCGTTAATTCAAGCAATGGTGAAGGACGAAAATCCGGGAGTGCGGATCGAAGCGTTGACCGCGCTGGAGAAATTTGAGCCAGACGAAGAGATCAAGCAAGCATTTTTGCATGTGCTCGCAAACGATAAGAACGCAGCGATGAGAATTGCTGCCATAAAGAGCATTGAAACAGAGCGTTTGGTGGACCAGGAAGTAGTGAAGGTTCTCAGAGAAGCCCAGACGGATGAAGAAGATTATGTCCGTTTGAAGGCCAAATGGTTGATTCAGGAGGTTTCACAAAAACAATGA
- a CDS encoding DUF4097 domain-containing protein, with protein MKAKLIFTIILLIVSCSVFAVEKHKHDIAGETKTQTFQVGKGGTLEVSISAGDILVSSWEKSEVFVKAEGIDPDELQDLKMSQIGNNVRVSFRPEWGSHHVRFTIQIPVDYNTDLHTSGGDLQLQGNFRGTIEGSTSGGDIRLGDVQGRVELSTSGGDVIAGKVTGTANLRTSGGDIRMTNCSGDVDMSTSGGNIAVGNVGKTLVARTAGGDIEVGDVGGEATVSTAGGEIRIGKVTGSVTAKTAGGDIELRGGSGLIRAKTAGGNINLSDLTGSVEASTAGGDVKAELRPSGKGRSRLSSSGGDVIIYLPANAKANIDALIDIRGRWEEDEYQILSDFKPDSYDKNPDSKEVHATYTLNGGGESIWLETVNGNIHIRTLR; from the coding sequence ATGAAAGCAAAACTTATTTTCACCATCATTCTGCTGATCGTTTCATGCTCGGTATTTGCAGTAGAAAAACATAAGCACGACATTGCCGGCGAAACTAAGACTCAAACGTTTCAGGTTGGCAAAGGGGGAACGCTGGAGGTCTCAATCAGCGCCGGAGATATTCTGGTTAGTTCTTGGGAAAAATCAGAAGTATTCGTAAAAGCCGAAGGAATTGATCCGGACGAACTTCAGGATCTCAAGATGAGTCAGATTGGCAACAACGTGCGGGTCAGTTTTCGTCCAGAATGGGGCTCGCATCATGTGCGTTTCACGATTCAAATCCCGGTTGATTACAACACGGATCTGCATACATCCGGCGGCGATCTTCAATTGCAAGGCAATTTCCGTGGAACGATAGAAGGATCCACTTCCGGCGGAGACATTCGGCTGGGTGATGTTCAGGGAAGAGTAGAATTGAGCACTTCCGGTGGAGATGTCATAGCCGGTAAAGTTACAGGCACAGCGAATCTGCGCACTTCCGGTGGAGACATACGTATGACGAATTGCAGCGGGGATGTGGATATGTCCACTTCGGGTGGAAACATCGCAGTAGGCAATGTTGGAAAAACACTGGTAGCGCGCACTGCCGGTGGAGATATCGAAGTTGGAGATGTTGGGGGCGAAGCGACGGTTTCGACTGCAGGCGGAGAAATTCGAATCGGTAAAGTTACAGGCAGCGTCACAGCAAAAACGGCAGGAGGAGACATTGAATTGCGAGGCGGAAGCGGGTTGATCCGCGCCAAAACGGCCGGTGGAAATATTAACTTATCAGACCTGACTGGTTCCGTTGAAGCTAGTACGGCTGGCGGAGATGTGAAGGCCGAGCTTCGCCCGAGTGGAAAAGGCCGCAGCAGGCTCTCTTCCTCCGGGGGAGATGTCATTATTTACCTGCCGGCCAATGCGAAAGCAAATATCGATGCTCTCATCGATATACGGGGAAGATGGGAAGAGGATGAATATCAAATCCTTTCCGATTTCAAACCTGATTCATACGACAAGAATCCGGATTCAAAAGAAGTACACGCCACTTACACTTTGAACGGTGGCGGAGAAAGTATCTGGCTCGAAACTGTGAATGGCAATATTCATATTCGCACTCTGCGATAG